In Bacteroidales bacterium, the following are encoded in one genomic region:
- a CDS encoding patatin-like phospholipase family protein encodes MKKTVSLVLSSGGARGIAHIGVIEELENRGYTIGSVSGTSMGALVGGIYAAGGLKLLKEWMLTLDRLEVFSLVDFTLTRSGMVKGEKVLKEMRKLIPDKNIEDFSIPYTAIATDIINDKEVVFDKGSLYNAIRASISIPTVFTPFEHQGVKMVDGGVINPIPLNRVKRSENDLVVAVDVNARIPFVSTISKKQIAEENRIKKDKRFSKYINLLSGRINAFIPKHEKDKLGYFNLMNKTTSLMVHQLTRQSIKQYKPDVLINIPHQAFGTFDFYKTAEIIKMGEELTRKTLDDFENK; translated from the coding sequence ATGAAGAAAACAGTTTCGTTAGTTTTATCGAGTGGTGGTGCAAGAGGGATTGCTCATATTGGTGTTATAGAAGAATTGGAAAATCGTGGCTATACCATAGGTTCTGTTTCAGGAACATCTATGGGTGCTTTAGTGGGTGGTATTTATGCCGCCGGAGGACTGAAACTTCTTAAAGAGTGGATGCTTACCCTTGATCGTTTAGAAGTTTTTAGCTTGGTTGATTTTACGCTAACACGCAGCGGAATGGTAAAAGGAGAGAAAGTATTAAAGGAAATGAGAAAACTTATTCCTGATAAAAATATCGAAGACTTTTCTATTCCTTATACTGCCATTGCAACCGATATTATAAACGATAAAGAAGTGGTTTTTGATAAAGGAAGTTTGTATAATGCAATTCGTGCTTCAATATCAATTCCTACTGTTTTTACTCCTTTCGAACATCAAGGGGTTAAAATGGTTGATGGAGGTGTTATCAATCCAATTCCACTAAATCGTGTTAAAAGAAGCGAAAATGACTTAGTTGTGGCTGTAGATGTAAATGCCAGAATTCCTTTTGTTTCTACAATAAGCAAAAAACAAATTGCTGAAGAAAATAGAATTAAAAAAGATAAGCGGTTCTCAAAATATATAAATCTTCTATCTGGGAGGATTAATGCTTTTATTCCCAAGCATGAAAAAGATAAACTGGGATATTTTAATCTAATGAATAAAACAACAAGCTTGATGGTGCATCAGCTTACAAGACAGTCTATTAAACAATATAAGCCTGATGTTTTAATAAATATACCACATCAAGCATTTGGTACATTTGATTTTTATAAGACAGCAGAAATTATCAAAATGGGAGAGGAGCTTACCCGAAAGACTTTAGATGATTTTGAGAATAAATAA
- a CDS encoding thioesterase family protein, translating into MKNYSKIFEVIWADMDPNRHMRHTAYNDYAAQVRVTFMADNGLNLEEMEKLQLAPVLFKEETRFLSEVRMGEKIKVDLQISGLSADGERWQMVHHIYKSDGKLSAVISVDGAWIDMTKRKLKPPPINIADNFNELPKTDNFKEIVKSK; encoded by the coding sequence ATGAAAAACTACAGTAAAATATTTGAAGTGATTTGGGCCGATATGGATCCCAATAGACATATGCGTCATACCGCTTATAACGATTATGCGGCACAGGTTCGCGTAACCTTTATGGCTGATAACGGATTGAACCTAGAAGAAATGGAAAAACTACAACTCGCTCCGGTTCTATTTAAAGAAGAAACACGTTTTCTCTCAGAAGTTAGAATGGGTGAAAAGATTAAAGTCGATCTTCAAATCTCAGGACTTTCAGCCGATGGAGAAAGATGGCAGATGGTTCACCATATTTATAAATCAGACGGGAAACTCTCGGCTGTTATCTCAGTTGACGGTGCTTGGATAGATATGACAAAACGCAAACTAAAACCACCTCCAATAAATATTGCTGATAATTTTAACGAGCTACCCAAAACAGATAATTTCAAGGAAATTGTAAAAAGCAAATAG
- a CDS encoding DUF2279 domain-containing protein: MKNSKYKFYKNCLTPIVLAIFLFTSTPISAQQDSTQIRNKRLIPTLTAAGTTYAGGMTALYFLWYKNYPQSSFHTLNDNAAWLQVDKVGHSTTTYHLAKSSYTIFKWSGMTDNKALFIGSLAGLTFQTSVEILDGLSTNWGFSWGDFGANIAGTAIFAGQQILWKEQRISLKFSYFPSEYAEFNPAVLGANFQERVLKDYNGQTYWLSVNIASFLKQETKIPKWLNIAFGYGAKGMLNTYSNSISNSSIIPTFNRTRQYYLSLDVDLSRIHTKSEFLKMLLDIVSVVKIPFPTLEYNSENGISFHPLHF; encoded by the coding sequence GTGAAAAATAGCAAATACAAGTTTTATAAAAATTGTTTAACACCCATTGTACTTGCTATTTTTCTTTTCACCTCTACTCCTATTTCCGCTCAACAAGACAGCACACAAATCCGCAACAAACGACTTATTCCAACACTAACAGCTGCAGGAACAACTTATGCCGGCGGAATGACAGCTTTATATTTTTTATGGTATAAAAATTATCCGCAATCTTCCTTTCATACTTTAAACGATAATGCGGCTTGGCTACAAGTTGATAAAGTTGGTCATAGCACTACAACTTATCATTTAGCAAAAAGCAGTTATACTATTTTTAAATGGTCGGGAATGACCGACAATAAAGCTTTATTTATAGGTAGTTTAGCAGGTTTAACTTTTCAAACAAGCGTTGAAATACTTGATGGACTTTCTACAAACTGGGGTTTTTCTTGGGGCGACTTTGGGGCAAATATTGCAGGGACAGCTATTTTTGCCGGACAACAGATTCTATGGAAAGAGCAACGTATTAGTCTTAAATTTTCTTATTTCCCAAGTGAATATGCAGAATTTAATCCAGCCGTTTTAGGAGCTAATTTTCAAGAAAGAGTTTTAAAAGATTATAACGGACAAACATATTGGTTATCTGTAAATATTGCTTCTTTTCTAAAACAAGAAACCAAAATACCCAAATGGTTGAATATTGCTTTTGGATATGGCGCAAAAGGAATGCTAAATACTTATTCAAACTCTATTTCAAATAGTTCTATTATTCCAACATTTAACAGAACACGTCAATATTATTTATCGCTCGATGTAGATTTAAGTCGAATACACACCAAATCTGAATTTCTTAAAATGCTTTTAGATATTGTTAGTGTAGTTAAAATCCCTTTTCCTACTTTGGAATATAATAGCGAAAACGGTATCTCTTTTCACCCCTTACACTTTTAA
- a CDS encoding RnfABCDGE type electron transport complex subunit D: MSLLSISASPHVHGDNSVKKIMWGVVIAMVPALLVSIYYFGLDAIRVTLIAVSASLFFEWFFQKYLIKGPETYMDGSAVITGLLLAFNVPSNLPWWIIVIGALVAIGIGKMSFGGIGKNVFNPALVGRVFLLISFPVQMTSWPKISPITNGIADAITGPTPLGIVKEGLDAGLTVDQVMAQVPSFMQQFIGGIGGSLGEVSALAILLGGFCLLRRKIITWEIPVSILLTVLVFSGIFWLIDPTHYVNPIFHLLTGGMMLGAIFMATDMVSSPMSRNGQLAYGVGIGLITVIIRTWGAYPEGMSFAILLMNAVTPLLNNVFKPKRFGRN; encoded by the coding sequence ATGAGTTTATTATCTATTTCGGCATCTCCACACGTTCATGGAGATAATTCAGTAAAAAAGATTATGTGGGGAGTAGTTATAGCAATGGTTCCGGCCTTGCTAGTCTCTATTTACTATTTTGGTCTTGATGCTATTAGAGTCACATTGATAGCCGTTTCGGCTTCATTGTTTTTTGAATGGTTTTTTCAAAAATACCTGATAAAAGGACCCGAGACCTATATGGATGGTTCTGCTGTTATTACAGGTCTTTTACTGGCGTTTAATGTACCCTCTAATTTACCCTGGTGGATTATTGTGATAGGTGCACTTGTTGCTATTGGAATTGGAAAAATGTCTTTTGGAGGTATTGGGAAGAATGTTTTTAATCCGGCTTTAGTGGGTCGTGTTTTCTTATTGATTTCTTTTCCTGTTCAAATGACATCGTGGCCAAAAATTAGTCCAATAACAAATGGAATAGCCGATGCTATCACAGGACCAACACCTTTGGGAATTGTTAAAGAGGGTTTGGATGCAGGTTTAACTGTAGATCAAGTTATGGCACAAGTGCCGTCGTTTATGCAACAGTTTATTGGAGGTATAGGGGGCTCGCTTGGAGAAGTATCTGCTTTAGCAATACTGCTTGGTGGCTTTTGTCTTCTCAGAAGAAAAATTATTACTTGGGAAATCCCTGTTAGTATTCTTTTAACAGTTTTGGTTTTTTCCGGTATTTTTTGGTTGATAGATCCAACACATTATGTAAATCCTATTTTTCACTTGCTAACTGGAGGAATGATGTTAGGTGCTATTTTTATGGCTACTGATATGGTTTCTTCACCAATGTCGAGAAATGGTCAACTTGCATATGGCGTGGGTATTGGTTTAATAACGGTTATCATTCGTACTTGGGGTGCATATCCCGAAGGAATGTCGTTCGCTATTTTGCTTATGAATGCCGTTACACCATTATTAAATAATGTTTTTAAACCAAAACGATTTGGGAGGAATTAA
- the rsxC gene encoding electron transport complex subunit RsxC, with protein MKTFKLGGVHPPENKLSTEAVIETLMIPKQVVVPVGQHLGAPATPVVKRGEEVKVGQLIAKSSGFISANIHSPVSGKVFKIDNVYDASGFRRPSVIINVEGDEWLDTIDRSDDIDSDIKLSPKEITDKLNEMGIVGLGGATFPSFVKLMIPDGKKVDYLIINGVECEPYLTSDHRLMMEKGEEMLIGVTILMKALNTKKAMIGIENNKADAIEHLQKLVVKYNGISIHPLKVKYPQGGEKQLIKALTGREVPSGKLPLEVGCVVNNVGTAFAVYEAVQKNKPLFERVVTITGKSVKKPSNFLVRVGTPIKYLIEAAQGLPEDTGKIISGGPMMGKAVLNTDIPVVKGTSGILLMADADAKRGEVNTCIRCAKCVEACPMGLEPFLLSKSSKLAKFDVVEKELVMDCIECGSCSYTCPSNIPLLDYIRLGKNKVGQIIRNRNQK; from the coding sequence ATGAAAACCTTTAAACTAGGAGGTGTTCACCCACCTGAAAATAAATTATCTACTGAGGCAGTTATAGAAACTCTCATGATTCCTAAGCAAGTTGTAGTGCCTGTTGGTCAGCATCTTGGGGCTCCTGCAACTCCGGTTGTAAAGCGAGGCGAAGAAGTGAAAGTTGGTCAGTTAATAGCTAAGTCAAGTGGATTTATCTCTGCAAATATTCACTCTCCGGTTTCCGGTAAAGTGTTTAAAATTGATAATGTATACGATGCAAGCGGTTTTCGCCGTCCATCTGTAATTATAAATGTAGAAGGTGATGAGTGGTTAGATACTATTGATCGTTCTGATGATATTGATTCTGATATCAAATTAAGCCCAAAAGAAATTACAGATAAGCTAAACGAAATGGGTATTGTAGGACTTGGCGGTGCTACTTTTCCATCTTTTGTTAAGCTGATGATTCCAGATGGCAAAAAAGTCGATTACTTGATTATTAACGGTGTTGAATGTGAGCCTTACCTTACTTCTGATCATCGACTGATGATGGAAAAAGGCGAGGAGATGCTTATAGGAGTTACGATACTAATGAAGGCTTTAAATACCAAAAAAGCAATGATTGGTATAGAAAACAATAAAGCTGACGCTATTGAACATCTTCAGAAATTAGTTGTTAAATATAACGGTATAAGTATTCACCCACTAAAAGTAAAATATCCTCAGGGAGGTGAAAAGCAGCTGATAAAAGCATTAACTGGCAGAGAAGTTCCATCAGGAAAATTACCATTGGAAGTTGGATGTGTTGTAAATAATGTTGGGACAGCATTTGCCGTTTATGAAGCTGTACAAAAAAACAAACCGCTGTTTGAGCGTGTAGTTACTATTACCGGCAAGTCGGTAAAAAAACCTTCAAATTTCTTAGTTAGAGTAGGGACTCCTATTAAATACTTAATTGAAGCAGCTCAAGGATTGCCTGAAGATACCGGTAAAATTATTAGTGGTGGCCCAATGATGGGAAAAGCGGTATTAAATACCGATATCCCTGTTGTTAAAGGTACATCGGGTATCCTTTTAATGGCTGATGCTGATGCTAAGCGTGGAGAGGTTAATACCTGTATCCGTTGTGCAAAATGTGTAGAGGCTTGCCCTATGGGATTAGAGCCCTTCTTGCTTTCAAAATCGTCTAAGCTTGCTAAGTTTGATGTTGTAGAAAAAGAATTGGTAATGGATTGTATAGAATGTGGCTCGTGCTCTTACACTTGTCCATCTAATATTCCATTGCTCGATTATATCCGCTTAGGAAAAAATAAAGTGGGTCAGATAATTAGAAACAGAAATCAGAAATAA
- a CDS encoding phosphomannomutase/phosphoglucomutase, which yields MNAFKAYDIRGVYNRDFNKDDVYKVGFFIPRLLKTNKVLIGRDVRTSSIEIFEYLCKGITDSGADVYNTGLATTPMIYWGTAQYGFDASVMITASHNPKEYNGLKVSASNALPVGYDSGLSDLEQMVLNEKIEPVTLKGKIIENDFRNDYLAFQKEKLNDISNLNIAVDVSNGMAGLFIRDILGDNPHYIFEDLDGTFPNHEANPLKPENIVDAQKLVEKTKADIGVIFDGDADRVMFVDENSRFISPDLMIAFLANHFLKEKKEGVRVLQDIRTSKAVGEYIAKFNGEMHMWRVGRAYAALKLREIDGLFGGELAGHYYFKEFFYSDSGLMAASLILNILSDLKKQGISLSEAIAEIEVYKNSGEINFKIEKKQEAMDAVIAHFKSQGTPDAFYDFDGYRIEFADWWLNIRPSNTEPYLRFLAEAKTTELLDKIVTESTDIIKSFS from the coding sequence ATGAATGCTTTTAAAGCTTACGACATTCGCGGTGTCTATAACCGCGATTTTAACAAAGACGATGTTTATAAGGTTGGTTTTTTTATTCCTCGCCTTTTAAAAACAAACAAGGTACTTATAGGGCGTGACGTACGCACCTCTTCTATAGAAATATTTGAATACTTATGTAAAGGTATTACCGATAGTGGAGCAGATGTTTACAATACAGGCTTAGCAACAACTCCTATGATTTATTGGGGAACAGCTCAATATGGTTTTGATGCTTCCGTTATGATTACAGCCTCACATAATCCAAAAGAATATAATGGGTTAAAAGTTTCTGCGAGCAATGCTTTGCCTGTTGGCTACGACAGCGGATTAAGCGATTTAGAACAAATGGTTTTAAATGAAAAAATTGAGCCTGTAACACTAAAAGGTAAAATTATTGAAAATGATTTTAGAAACGATTATCTTGCTTTTCAGAAAGAAAAACTAAATGACATTTCTAATCTAAATATAGCTGTTGATGTATCTAACGGAATGGCCGGATTGTTTATTCGTGACATTTTAGGCGATAATCCTCATTATATTTTTGAAGATCTTGACGGAACATTTCCCAATCACGAAGCAAATCCTTTAAAACCTGAGAATATTGTAGATGCTCAAAAATTAGTCGAGAAAACCAAAGCCGATATTGGAGTTATTTTTGATGGTGATGCAGATCGTGTAATGTTTGTGGATGAAAATTCAAGATTTATCTCGCCAGATTTAATGATTGCATTTTTAGCCAACCATTTCTTAAAAGAGAAAAAAGAAGGTGTTCGTGTTTTACAAGATATACGCACTTCAAAAGCTGTGGGTGAATATATTGCTAAATTCAATGGCGAAATGCATATGTGGCGTGTTGGTCGTGCTTATGCCGCACTAAAACTCAGAGAAATTGACGGTTTATTTGGTGGTGAATTAGCTGGACATTATTATTTTAAAGAGTTTTTCTATTCCGATTCCGGTTTAATGGCTGCAAGCCTAATTCTAAATATCCTAAGTGATCTTAAAAAGCAAGGCATTTCTTTATCGGAAGCCATTGCAGAAATAGAAGTTTATAAGAATTCAGGAGAAATCAATTTTAAAATTGAGAAAAAGCAAGAGGCAATGGATGCAGTTATTGCACACTTTAAAAGTCAAGGAACACCGGATGCTTTTTACGATTTTGATGGTTACCGTATAGAATTTGCTGATTGGTGGTTAAATATTCGTCCATCAAATACAGAGCCTTATTTACGTTTCTTAGCCGAAGCAAAAACAACAGAATTATTAGATAAAATTGTTACTGAATCAACTGATATTATCAAGAGTTTCAGCTAA
- a CDS encoding GMC family oxidoreductase, whose amino-acid sequence MTHDYDYIIIGSGFGGSVSALRLAEKGYKVLVIEKGKRFKDNDFAKTTWNLRKWLWLPQLGFHGIQKLTFLRHASILSGVGVGGGSLVYANTLPKPKKAFYNTGSWAELNDWEKELEPHYEKAWEMLGAAVNPNLEESDLALKALAKKIGKEKGFEPTKVSVFFGEAEKTVPDPFFNGKGPERAGCTFCGACMTGCRHNAKNSLDKNYLYLAEQMGVEVIAEHQVKDVIPLNSESGENGYRISFKKATSFFGKSKSLTAQSVIFAGGVLGTIPLFLKLKKKSLPNLSPRIGEMIRTNNEALIMDVTLDKDRNLSKGIAIGSILELDENSHLEPVRYGEGSGFWRLGITPMILERNFFKRIGKMFIEPFKAPLKWLKIYFVDDFAKRSTTLLFMQHLDSTLKLKNHWLFGYKSRISSGKAPTPFIPEAHKVAHQFGEIINGKPVVLFTETIMGTPSTAHILGGSCIGKDAEQGVIDSQHKVFGYENMYVFDGSAISANPGVNPSLSITAMTERGMSFIQKKL is encoded by the coding sequence ATGACTCACGACTACGATTATATTATTATTGGTTCCGGCTTTGGAGGTTCTGTTTCCGCTTTAAGATTGGCTGAAAAAGGCTATAAAGTTTTAGTTATTGAAAAAGGCAAACGCTTTAAAGACAATGATTTTGCAAAAACCACTTGGAATCTGAGAAAATGGTTATGGCTACCTCAACTTGGATTTCATGGAATACAAAAACTAACTTTTTTAAGACATGCAAGCATATTAAGTGGTGTTGGTGTTGGAGGAGGCTCTTTAGTTTACGCAAACACTTTACCTAAACCAAAAAAGGCTTTTTACAATACAGGTTCTTGGGCTGAATTAAACGATTGGGAAAAGGAATTAGAACCTCATTATGAAAAGGCTTGGGAAATGTTAGGAGCTGCGGTTAATCCCAATCTGGAAGAAAGTGATTTAGCATTAAAAGCACTAGCAAAAAAAATCGGAAAAGAGAAAGGCTTTGAGCCAACAAAAGTCAGTGTGTTTTTTGGTGAGGCTGAAAAAACCGTTCCCGATCCTTTCTTTAATGGCAAAGGACCGGAAAGAGCAGGTTGTACATTTTGCGGTGCCTGCATGACAGGCTGCCGTCATAATGCCAAAAACTCTTTGGATAAGAATTATTTGTACTTAGCAGAACAGATGGGTGTTGAAGTTATTGCAGAACACCAAGTTAAAGATGTTATTCCTTTGAACAGCGAAAGTGGTGAAAATGGTTACCGTATCAGTTTTAAAAAGGCAACTAGCTTTTTTGGCAAAAGCAAATCGCTTACAGCTCAATCAGTGATTTTTGCCGGAGGTGTTTTAGGGACTATTCCTCTCTTCTTAAAACTCAAAAAGAAAAGCTTACCCAATCTTAGTCCACGTATTGGAGAAATGATTCGTACCAATAACGAAGCTTTAATTATGGATGTAACTTTGGATAAAGATAGAAACCTCTCCAAAGGAATTGCTATTGGTTCTATTTTAGAACTGGATGAAAACAGCCATCTTGAGCCCGTTCGTTATGGAGAAGGTTCCGGCTTTTGGCGCTTGGGAATTACGCCCATGATTTTGGAAAGGAACTTTTTTAAGCGGATTGGCAAAATGTTTATTGAACCCTTTAAAGCACCATTAAAATGGTTAAAGATTTATTTTGTGGATGACTTTGCCAAACGATCGACTACTCTACTTTTTATGCAACATTTAGATAGCACTCTAAAATTAAAGAACCATTGGCTTTTTGGCTACAAGTCTAGAATTTCAAGTGGTAAAGCTCCCACTCCATTTATTCCTGAAGCACATAAAGTAGCACATCAATTTGGAGAAATTATTAATGGGAAACCCGTTGTTTTATTTACGGAAACTATTATGGGAACTCCTTCGACGGCTCATATTTTGGGTGGATCTTGTATAGGAAAAGATGCTGAACAAGGTGTAATTGATAGTCAACATAAAGTTTTTGGCTATGAGAATATGTATGTTTTTGATGGCTCAGCTATTTCAGCTAATCCAGGCGTTAATCCTTCTTTAAGCATTACGGCTATGACGGAGCGTGGGATGAGTTTTATTCAAAAAAAATTATAA
- a CDS encoding RnfABCDGE type electron transport complex subunit B, with product MNEVLIYAVGSLGAIGVVAAIILYFVAQKFKVYEDPRIDEVEEALPSANCGGCGYAGCRAFAEGIVKAGNMEGFNCPVGGAKVMEQVAGILNLVAEVAEPQIAVVRCNGSLANSPKKVEYDGISTCASAHVLYAGDGGCSYGCLGLADCVAACEFDAIHMNPETGLPVVDVNCVACGACVEACPRDIIELRNVGKKERRIFVSCVNEEKGAPAKKNCTVACIGCAKCFNVCAFDAIEMKNNRAYIDYEKCKLCRKCVTVCPTDAIHEINFPVRKLIVKEEKEKAKKTVEAKKVTETVSSKASANEKKEEVNKTKES from the coding sequence GTGAACGAAGTACTGATTTATGCAGTTGGTTCTTTAGGTGCTATAGGTGTTGTTGCCGCCATTATTTTATATTTTGTCGCGCAAAAATTTAAAGTCTATGAAGATCCTAGAATCGATGAAGTAGAAGAAGCATTACCGAGTGCAAACTGTGGTGGATGTGGATATGCAGGTTGTCGTGCCTTTGCTGAGGGAATAGTAAAAGCCGGAAATATGGAAGGCTTTAATTGTCCGGTCGGTGGTGCTAAAGTGATGGAGCAAGTAGCAGGGATTTTAAATTTGGTGGCTGAGGTTGCTGAACCACAGATTGCTGTTGTTCGTTGTAATGGTTCTTTGGCTAATTCACCCAAAAAGGTAGAGTACGACGGAATTTCAACTTGTGCTTCGGCACATGTGCTTTATGCCGGAGATGGAGGATGCTCTTACGGTTGTTTAGGATTAGCGGATTGTGTTGCTGCTTGCGAGTTTGATGCTATTCATATGAATCCTGAAACGGGTTTGCCTGTAGTAGATGTTAATTGTGTGGCTTGTGGCGCTTGCGTCGAAGCTTGTCCACGTGATATTATTGAGCTCAGAAATGTGGGTAAAAAAGAACGCCGCATCTTTGTTTCTTGTGTAAACGAAGAGAAAGGTGCTCCTGCCAAAAAGAATTGTACCGTTGCCTGTATTGGATGTGCAAAGTGTTTTAATGTTTGTGCATTCGATGCTATTGAGATGAAAAATAACCGTGCTTACATAGATTACGAAAAATGTAAACTTTGTAGGAAATGTGTGACTGTTTGTCCTACTGATGCTATTCATGAGATTAATTTTCCTGTTCGTAAACTTATAGTTAAAGAAGAAAAGGAAAAGGCAAAAAAAACTGTTGAAGCAAAGAAAGTAACTGAAACAGTTAGCTCAAAGGCGAGTGCCAATGAGAAAAAAGAAGAAGTAAATAAAACTAAAGAGTCATAA